ATTTGTGGGAAATATCCGAATTTTTCAAAGAGATGCAGGGAGGCGATAGAAAATGAATGGAAATACTACTTCGCGGCGACGTTGATGCAAAATCGGTTTAATCTAGGTAGGAGGCAACGGTTTGAGCCTGAATACATGGAGTATGTGAACGCTCATTTTTCGGTAAATGAACCTTTATGTTATTTTATAACTCAACGTTACTCAACATTTTTGCGAGATTATACCGGTTACGTGGATCATCAAAAATTTAGGTATATTGAGGGGATGGGGATGGCTTATATTCCCGATGATCGTTTTTATGAGGCGTTAAGGAGATTGAAGGAGGGCGGAAGGTTTGAGGAATTGACAACAGAAGATATAGCAACTTGTGAAAATATCAACAGAAAGATTTTGGACTTGAGTCGGCAGCAAATTGCGGATACAAATGCGTTTCAGGCGGTAATAGCGGGCAACTCTATGCTTTATGGTAAATTGAATGCATATCGTTCCATACCGGAAGTGCGGGAACAGGAGGAAGTTATCACCCGGGAATACGAGTTGTTACTCTATGACACGCTGGTTTCCGATCTTTTATTGAAAGAACTTTGCTATGCACAATTGTTTATGACAGGAATGGAGTATGATCATAAGCCATTGTTACCGGGAATGATGAAATTGGCAGATGCTAGAATTTCAAATCCTATATTAAACCGGAAGGTGAAGGAGACCAGTGCTGTTTACCAGAAGATTGCTAGTAAGAAATTAGCTTACGAGGCGAGTCTGATTGATGTTGGGCAATTTAGTCATATCTCGGATGCTGATTCTCTTTGGCAGGCGTTGATTGAACCTTATCGAGGAAATGTGATTTTGCTCGATTTCTGGGGATCGTGGTGTGAACCTTGTAAGAATATGTTGGCATTGATGGGTGACATTGAGAAGGTGTTCGAGAACGAGAAAGTGGTATTTATGTATTTTGCTTATAGCTCACCGGAAGAGGCGTGGAAAAATGTTATCAAAGAATTTGATCTTACGGGAAAAAATATTGTGCATTATAATTTACCACCTCTACAACAGCAGATGATCATCGAGAAGATGAGGGTACGCGGATACCCAACGTATAAAATTATAGATAAGGCCGGGAACGTGACGAGTAGGGTATTGGAATATCCGTTGCGGCCTCAAAGCGTGATAAATGAGATCAAGGCGGAACTGGAGCGTGAATAGGTGGGCCGTTTAATAAGTCTATTTTTTATTATTCAGAGATATAAATTTATTCTTATATCGAACTCATGTTATTTAAAGTGCTAAAATATAATGTGAGTTTGATATCGCAATGTTTTATTGTTTGCTTGTTGTGAATACTCTGCTTCATATCATTACTTGAACTATCTTTGCTCCCGGACAAAGTGATAGTTTTCAACGGTACTTGGCTTGGTCCCATTTTTGATTGATGGGCCGAAAGCAGAAGAGTTTTGGTTTTCATTTGCGATCGGTACAATCGGTGGGCTATTATTTTCGATTATAGCTTTGGTGTTCTTTATGCCGATATTAATGCCTTTGGGATCACTTTTAAAAAAACGGAAAATTAATAATTAAACTATTCTACATGAAAATATGACTGTTCTTTAGCAAGTTCTAAATAAAGCGTTTTTGTACCTTCGATTTGCTGGTAATGTTCTCCGACTTTATGGCAGAAGTTCCAACATATCTTTTGAGGATTGAAGATGATGGTTGCGTCTTCCGGGTAGAATTCACACCATTGGTTTATAGATTCCTCATATTGTTTGCCTTGGAATAATGAGGCGATCCCGTTTTCAATCATAAAAATGAATTGTGAAAAGCCGAGTAGTTGGAAGTTGTTGGAAAGAAGATAGTAGGTTTGTCCGTCCTTTTGTAAGGTGAATATCTTCTCGATCTTTATGTATCCGGTGGTATCAATGGCTACGGTGTTCCAACCACCTTTACCGTTCTCGTAAAGGAGGAATGAATACAAGGGGTTGTATGACCATTCTTGAAAATTTATGACTCCGACTTTGTGGTCTGCAGAGGCTACGTCAGCTAATAAATGTACATCCGGACATAGGCGGGCTGCTTGTTCGAGAAAACGGAAGAAGAAGCCTGTTTCTTCGGTTGTTAGCTCTTCACCCCGATGGTTCTGGCGGTAGCCTAATTCATGTCGCATGAGTTCCAAGGCTGCTTGAACCTCTTCTGCCGGGTAGTATTTACGTTCTCCTATTTGGTATTTTTGTAGGAGTGCTACCGTGTGTATGACTTTTTGCTGCTCGGTGGAATCTGTGTGATAGGGAATGAAGAAACCTTGTTGTTGTAAGGAATCGAAATATGCCGTGAGATTTTTAGGTGCCGTGCTTTCTTGTATTGGGCCGTGTAACAGAAAGGATTGTTCCGGTTTTTGTTTATTTTCCGAGCGATTCCGATTTGAGTTACATGAAATAATCAGGGCTGAGTTCAAGATGAATAGTAAAAGTATCAACGGTCTCATGGCTTATATCTTTTTTAAAACAAGCAGTCCGCTGTCGGACTGCTTGTTTTATGTTTGAAATGATACCTTAGTTCAATTCTGCCAATTGTTGTTCAATGGCTTTGATTTTTGCTTCGGCATCAGCTTGTTTCTTACGTTCGTTCTCGACAACTTGTGCCGGGGCTCCACTGACAAACTTCTCGTTCGAGAGTTTTTTCATCACGGATGCCAAGAAGCCTTGGGCGTAAGCTAGATCAGCTTGCAGTTTGGCTCTGACTTCTTCTGTGTTGACCTCTCCGACAGCGGGGATGAAGTATTCAACCGTGTCGCAGATAAAGCTCCATGCTCCTTTTACCGTGTCGTTGACCATTTCTACATCTTGGATATTACCCATTTTACAGATAATGCTCTCGAATTGTAGCGGGTAGCGGTCGTTACTTTTCACTCTTAAAGAAATCGCATCTTTGAAGGCAATGTTGTTTTGCTTGCGAATCGTGCGGATTCCGGCGATCACTTCTTTCGTGTTTTCAAAGGTATTCAAGAAGTTTTCGTCGTATTTTCCAGGGATTGGCATCACGGAAACCATGATACTTTCTCCGTCTTTCCGCTCTCTCAAGTTCTGCCAGATCTCTTCCGTGATGAACGGCATGAACGGGTGAAGTAATTGTAACATTTCCTCGAAGAGGTAAATGGTCTTATTATAAGTGATCTGGTCAATCGGTTGTTCGAATCCCGGTTTGATGATTTCCAATAACCAAGAGGAGAACTCATCACGGAATCCGGTGTACACGGTCATAAGAGCCTCGGAGATCCGGTATTGCTCGAATTGGGTGTTCAAGGTTTCTTTGCACTTGTTCAAGTATTGTTCGAACCATTCAAGAGCTAATTTAGAATGCAAGGGTTGTTCCAAGTCTGCGACTTTCCAGTTGCTGACTAGGCGGAATGCATTCCATATTTTAGTCGTGAAATTACGTCCTTGTTCCGGAAGACTTTCATCAAAAAGAAGGTCTCCCCCGGCGGGAGCGCACAATAACATACCAACCCGTACACCGTCAGCCCCATATTGATTGATCAGGTCAATCGGGTCCGGAGAGTTACCAAGAGATTTGGACATCTTGCGATGGAGTTTATCTCGAACGATTCCCGTGAGGTACAGGTTCGAGAACGGTTTCTCGTGGCGATATTCATAACCGGCCATGATCATTCTTGCCATCCAGAAGAACAGAATATCAGGTCCGGAAACTAGGTCATTTGTCGGGTAGTAATAGTTAATATCTTCATTGTCCGGTTCCAAAATGCCGTTGAACACGGAGATAGGCCACAGCCAAGACGAGAACCAAGTGTCCAAACAATCTTCATCTTGACGTAATTGGTCAACCGGGATGTCTTTGCCGAATTTCTCCTTCACCAGTTGTACTGCTTCCGTGGGAGTTGCGGCAACCACATAGTCGTTGCTATCCGGCAAGTAGTATACCGGAATCTGGTGACCCCACCATAATTGGCGGCTGATACACCAATCTTTCACGTTCTCCATCCAATAGCGATACGTGTTCTTGTATTTGGCCGGGGTTAGGAGAATATCGTCGTTCATCACGGCATCCAAGGCCGGTTTGGCTAGTTCCTTCATTTTCAGGAACCATTGCATGGATAGTTTAGGTTCGATAACCACGTTAGTCCGCTCGGAATATCCTACCTTGTTATTGTAGTCTTCTATCTTTACAAGGTTACCCGCTTTTTCCAGTTCAGGGATGATTTCTTGACGCACAACAAAACGATCTTTACCCACGAAAAGCTGTGCATTCTCGTTTAATGTACCATCGTCATTGAAAATATCGATGGTTTCAAGATGGTGTTTATAACCGATTTCGTAGTCATTGATGTCGTGTGCCGGGGTGATTTTTAATGCTCCGGTACCGAATTCCATATCCACGTATTCGTCCTGAATAATCGGGATCACCCGGTTAACCAAGGGGACAATACATTTCTTGCCGGCCAGATGACGAAAACGCTCGTCATTGGGATTCACGCACACGGCGCTATCACCCAAGATAGTTTCCGGGCGGGTCGTGGCAATGATGATATATTCGTCCTCTGTCCCTTCAATACGGTAACGTAGGTAATATAATTTACTGTGTTCCTCTTTGTAAACAACTTCTTCATCGGATACGGCTGTTTTGGCCGACGGGTCCCAGTTAACCATCCGGACTCCTTTATAGATAAGTCCTTTGTTATACAGGTCGATAAATACCTTTATCACGCTGGCAGAACGGACTTCGTCCATTGTAAAACAGGTTCTGTCCCAATCGCAGGATGCACCCAATCGCTTTAATTGTTCGAGGATGATCCCCCCGTGCTTTTCAGTCCATGCCCAAGCGTGTTTTAAAAACTCATCCCGGGAAAGGTCCCTTTTCTCGATGCCTTCACTTTTAAGTTTGGCTACTACTTTGGCTTCCGTGGCAATGGAGGCATGGTCGGTTCCCGGAACCCAACAAGCATTTTTACCCAGTAAACGGGCGCGTCTGACGAGTACGTCCTGTATCGTGTTGTTCAGCATGTGTCCCATGTGCAGGACTCCCGTGACGTTAGGTGGCGGGATTACAATACAATACGGAGTTCTCTTTTTATCAACAGTGGAATGGAAAAATCTGTGTTCCAACCAGTATTGATACCATTTCTCTTCGCTCGTTCGCGGATCATAGTTTGTTGGGATCATTTTAATTCAGATTAAAATTATATATTCGTAAAAAGGCTGCCTTGTCGAGCAGCCTTGTTTTTTTATTCTTCTGATTTTCTAAGTCTTCTTCCTTTTTTCTTTTGTGCATCCAGGAGAGCTTCAAGGTCTGCTTTTTGTTGCGAACCGTCGTAGTCACAGATGTATTTATCGATGAGAATACGACCACAGTACTCGCAGACGATGATTTTCTTCCGAGAACGGATGTCTAACTGTCTCTGTGGCGGGATTTTGTTGAAACATCCACCACATGCATCACGGTCAACGGTTACAACGGCTAATCCATTGCGGGCGTTGGAACGGATACGGCGATATGCCGTTAATAGACGTTCGTCAATGGTTGCTGCGAGTTCTTCCGATTTGGTTTGCAAAGACTCTTCATCTTTGTGAGTTTCATTGATAATGTCGTTCAATTCACCTTTTTTAGCCTCCAAGTCAGATACTTTGTCTTCGTAACGCTTTTTGGATTCTTCCATTAGCGCTTCTTTTTCTGCTTTTGCTTTTTGAGCTTCCCGGATTCTCTTTTCCTGTAATTCAATTTCCAGTTTCTGGAATTCGATTTCCTTGCTTAAAGCATCGTATTCGCGATTGTTACGAACATTATCCAATTGTTCACTGTATTTTTTGATCGCTTCCTCGGCTTTCTTGATGTCCATTTTCCGAGTGGAAGAGGTTTTGTCAAGTTCGCCTAATTCAACCTTCAAGTTTTCGATACGTGTTTCCAATCCCGCGATCTCGTCTTCAAGGTCTTGAACTTCTAACGGTAATTCTCCCCGTAGAGTCTTGATTTTATCGATCTCGGTGTCAATTCTTTGTAATTCATACAGGTTCTGCAGTTTTTCTTCAACTGTCAGCTCTTGCATTTTCTCATTGTTATTCGTCACCATATATTATAAATACTTAATCGGATTTGTATTAATCTCAGAAAACTGAACCGCAAATTTAGATATTTTTTTTGTAAGTATCTCATAAAATATCTCTTTTGTGAATTGTTCGCTTTCGTAATGGCCAATATCGGCAATCATAATGCGGTTTTCCGTGAGGAAAAAGTCATGATATTTGAAATCCCCGGATATATATATGTCGGCCTGTCTGGCCAAGGTCTGCTTGAAAAAGGAGGCTCCGGCTCCACCACAAACGGCAACCCGTTGTATGGAGGATGTATGAGGTGTTGTGTAACGTAACCTATCACACCGGAATATTTCTTTTACTTGCTGCAAAAAGGCCATGCTTTCAACGGGTTGTTGTAACTCGCCGATAATCCCGAATCCGTTACCGTCCATCGGGTCTCCTTCCGGTTGAAGAATCTGTCGATGGTGCAGGTCGAGTTTATCTGCCATACGTCCGCTTACACCGTTGGCAACCACGTCCATGTTCGTGTGTGCAGCGTAAATAGTGATGTCGTGTTTGATGGCATCAATCACGCAGCGCTCCACGTAAGTTGCCGGAGTAATATGTTTTAGCCCGCTGAAAATGAGTGGATGGTGGGAAATAATTAAATTGTGTCCCTTATCAATCGCTTCCTTTACAACCTCTTCGGTGACATCAATACATAGTAGTATGGATGTTAATACCCGTTCCGGATCCCCGCAAAGTAATCCGGAATTATCGAAACTTGCCTGAAGTTTTAACGGGGCATAGGCTTCTATGAGCGAAATAATCTCTTTTATATACATATTTGGAATTTAAAATTTAGAATTTAAAATCTAAAATCTAAATTATTACGGTAGCTGGCTTTTGATGGATAACAATTCTTCCTTAATTCCTTTCAGGCGTTTTATGACCTCGAAGTGTAATTCGGTTTCGTCCTTCCGGTTCTTGAGTTGTTGCTGGGCTCCTTTTAGGGTCATTCCTTTTTCCTTGACTAGATGGTAGATCAGATGGAAATTATCGACATCCGCTTTCGTAAATTGACGGTTCCCTTTTTTATTTTTGTGAGGTTTAATCACGTCGAATTCTTTTTCCCAGAACCGGATCAATGACGTGTTGACTCCGAACATCTCGGCTACTTCTCCGATAGAATAATACAACTTTAATGATTCTTCAGCCACCATGTTTAATTGAAAATTGAAAATTGAAAATTGAAAATTAGCTTTTCAAGTTTCGTTTTTCGGTGTTATACATTCATTTAGAATCTCTAAATCTAAAATTTAAATTGGATCAGTCCATGCTTTGTCCCGTGTTATTTGCGGTCTCCACTAACAACTCGAACTCGTCGGGGGTGAGATCGTTGAAATAAAAGTTTATGGGATCTATCGGCTTGTCATTTTTCCGTACTTCATAGTGTAGGTGAGGTCCCGTGGATAGTCCGGTGTTGCCCAAATATCCGATAACGTCCCCTCGCTTGATTTTTTGGCCTTTTTTAGCCAGGATTTTATCCATGTGGGCATATAGCGTTTTGTAACTGAATCCGTGGTCGATAACCACGTGACGGCCATATCCCTTATCAAATTTACTTTCGATAACTACACCGTTGCCAGTTGCATAGATCGGGGTCCCGATAGTACCCGTGAAGTCCATGCCTGCATGGAATTTTGGGGTTTTGTAGATGGGATGCATCCGATAGCCGAATGAAGATGTTACCTGATGTGTATTTTTGTCTTTCAACGATACCGGAAGGATAGCCGGAATGGAGGCTAACATGTCGATTTTGTTTTTGGCCAGTTCTTCAATCTTGTCAAAGGATTTACTTTGAATATAGATTGCTTTTGATAATTCATCTATTTTCTTGGCTGTTCCGATAATCAGATCCGCGTTGTCGATTTGTCTCAGATGTTCGTACTGGTCAACACCCCCGGAACCTGCCCGGCGAATGGATGACGGGATCGGGTCGGTTTCGAAGATCACCCGATAAATGTTATCATCC
The window above is part of the Butyricimonas paravirosa genome. Proteins encoded here:
- a CDS encoding Nif3-like dinuclear metal center hexameric protein, with the translated sequence MYIKEIISLIEAYAPLKLQASFDNSGLLCGDPERVLTSILLCIDVTEEVVKEAIDKGHNLIISHHPLIFSGLKHITPATYVERCVIDAIKHDITIYAAHTNMDVVANGVSGRMADKLDLHHRQILQPEGDPMDGNGFGIIGELQQPVESMAFLQQVKEIFRCDRLRYTTPHTSSIQRVAVCGGAGASFFKQTLARQADIYISGDFKYHDFFLTENRIMIADIGHYESEQFTKEIFYEILTKKISKFAVQFSEINTNPIKYL
- a CDS encoding zinc ribbon domain-containing protein, with protein sequence MVTNNNEKMQELTVEEKLQNLYELQRIDTEIDKIKTLRGELPLEVQDLEDEIAGLETRIENLKVELGELDKTSSTRKMDIKKAEEAIKKYSEQLDNVRNNREYDALSKEIEFQKLEIELQEKRIREAQKAKAEKEALMEESKKRYEDKVSDLEAKKGELNDIINETHKDEESLQTKSEELAATIDERLLTAYRRIRSNARNGLAVVTVDRDACGGCFNKIPPQRQLDIRSRKKIIVCEYCGRILIDKYICDYDGSQQKADLEALLDAQKKKGRRLRKSEE
- a CDS encoding M23 family metallopeptidase, giving the protein MRKAGYHFNSDTLSFDKIESSLRKRLWRLFKKFFSSFSLAIVMLYLVYAFIDSPKEKLLKRKYEEVLTQYSLLSNKVEHLDNVLKDMESRDDNIYRVIFETDPIPSSIRRAGSGGVDQYEHLRQIDNADLIIGTAKKIDELSKAIYIQSKSFDKIEELAKNKIDMLASIPAILPVSLKDKNTHQVTSSFGYRMHPIYKTPKFHAGMDFTGTIGTPIYATGNGVVIESKFDKGYGRHVVIDHGFSYKTLYAHMDKILAKKGQKIKRGDVIGYLGNTGLSTGPHLHYEVRKNDKPIDPINFYFNDLTPDEFELLVETANNTGQSMD
- a CDS encoding TlpA family protein disulfide reductase → MNYLKLVFLVLFVIPSVVVGQKVVNSNFLGNWANSGTGAWEYGFYEDGAVACSDFWKYKRVEFGKKRMEVVLENGNQTIALKIKQGKNGNIFIARDGAKAEEFRPCNGKNFVAWVGVDTVSFSRPLVITDTVTIRGYIRNLDKVTHPALRGYTFTCSYNGLLGEDGGEIVAPIDSSGRFTLHFTVSAPQRVILEWGRMWKNIIVEPGETVLLYADASDWKTVPNVSKEEMINGKKDVLFMGKNARFHQEYTCFPYPLWMRDMYELREIARSDMEFLRLAEADYLKSVACFDSICGKYPNFSKRCREAIENEWKYYFAATLMQNRFNLGRRQRFEPEYMEYVNAHFSVNEPLCYFITQRYSTFLRDYTGYVDHQKFRYIEGMGMAYIPDDRFYEALRRLKEGGRFEELTTEDIATCENINRKILDLSRQQIADTNAFQAVIAGNSMLYGKLNAYRSIPEVREQEEVITREYELLLYDTLVSDLLLKELCYAQLFMTGMEYDHKPLLPGMMKLADARISNPILNRKVKETSAVYQKIASKKLAYEASLIDVGQFSHISDADSLWQALIEPYRGNVILLDFWGSWCEPCKNMLALMGDIEKVFENEKVVFMYFAYSSPEEAWKNVIKEFDLTGKNIVHYNLPPLQQQMIIEKMRVRGYPTYKIIDKAGNVTSRVLEYPLRPQSVINEIKAELERE
- a CDS encoding MerR family transcriptional regulator, with translation MVAEESLKLYYSIGEVAEMFGVNTSLIRFWEKEFDVIKPHKNKKGNRQFTKADVDNFHLIYHLVKEKGMTLKGAQQQLKNRKDETELHFEVIKRLKGIKEELLSIKSQLP
- a CDS encoding valine--tRNA ligase, coding for MIPTNYDPRTSEEKWYQYWLEHRFFHSTVDKKRTPYCIVIPPPNVTGVLHMGHMLNNTIQDVLVRRARLLGKNACWVPGTDHASIATEAKVVAKLKSEGIEKRDLSRDEFLKHAWAWTEKHGGIILEQLKRLGASCDWDRTCFTMDEVRSASVIKVFIDLYNKGLIYKGVRMVNWDPSAKTAVSDEEVVYKEEHSKLYYLRYRIEGTEDEYIIIATTRPETILGDSAVCVNPNDERFRHLAGKKCIVPLVNRVIPIIQDEYVDMEFGTGALKITPAHDINDYEIGYKHHLETIDIFNDDGTLNENAQLFVGKDRFVVRQEIIPELEKAGNLVKIEDYNNKVGYSERTNVVIEPKLSMQWFLKMKELAKPALDAVMNDDILLTPAKYKNTYRYWMENVKDWCISRQLWWGHQIPVYYLPDSNDYVVAATPTEAVQLVKEKFGKDIPVDQLRQDEDCLDTWFSSWLWPISVFNGILEPDNEDINYYYPTNDLVSGPDILFFWMARMIMAGYEYRHEKPFSNLYLTGIVRDKLHRKMSKSLGNSPDPIDLINQYGADGVRVGMLLCAPAGGDLLFDESLPEQGRNFTTKIWNAFRLVSNWKVADLEQPLHSKLALEWFEQYLNKCKETLNTQFEQYRISEALMTVYTGFRDEFSSWLLEIIKPGFEQPIDQITYNKTIYLFEEMLQLLHPFMPFITEEIWQNLRERKDGESIMVSVMPIPGKYDENFLNTFENTKEVIAGIRTIRKQNNIAFKDAISLRVKSNDRYPLQFESIICKMGNIQDVEMVNDTVKGAWSFICDTVEYFIPAVGEVNTEEVRAKLQADLAYAQGFLASVMKKLSNEKFVSGAPAQVVENERKKQADAEAKIKAIEQQLAELN